The segment CATGTCATACCTGCCACCTTCCACCTGCAATAGGTaccaagtaattttttttttgaaactggtacCAAGTAATTCTACCCACCTAGTTTAGGACAGATGGGAAGAAATTACCCGATGTTTTTGTCTAGTAAACCTGAGACCTCGTGGTGCTCAACCCACTTTATTAACCACTAGGCTACACACATGGGTAAATGATCAATCAAGTCTAAATTCTTGTGAAATTGTCATAGGGTTTTCAATTTCATCGTCATTGTCTCAAGTTGGCATAACTTCTGCCTGTTAATTGCCTCAGATGCCTCTTGTCTTGCCTTCCTTTGGTCCTGTTGATTGTGCCTCACCTGGTTTCACcctttttcattaagttttctTTGGCTCAACTCTGGGAGGAGCCTACTTGTTCTGGTTCTGTTTGGTTTGATTAACTGAAAATTGTGGCATATCTGACAACATGTGGAACAGTATTGGGGCCTCCAATCATACCTTACTTATTGTTCAAAATAGCACCATCAGTTCTCACTTTTGGGAATCCATTTCATCTTTGGCCAGCTGCACTACCCTGACACCATCTTTGATAACTAGAGCAACAAATTGtagagccacagcagctgcatgtgtCATGTCTAGCCTCGTCCAACTGCCTTTTTAAACTGTTATATTGTTAGTTTGGTACCCCCACCACTGGACCTGAAATCTGCGCAGTCACACTCATTAGAGCTGATGATTGTGTTTCTCCTTTTCACTAATTGTATTTGGAGGGATAATCAATGCTACACTCTGTGCACTCACCGTGATGGTTTGCTGGGACATAGTAGGCTCCGTTTTTACACTCTTTCCTTTGGTCCTGTGGTGGCTGcaatttctttcttctttggtATCCTTCAGTTCACCTTAGCCAACTTAACATGTGAGAGTTGAACCTTAAAGGGATATATACAATGAATGGAATATACTGCTAGAGTATTTGAAAGCATCTGCAAAGCCAACAACGGGCACAGTCGATCGTAGATCCCACATGATGCCTTGTACCCTCACCCAACCTTGTCTCTCGCCTGTCGACTTGAGTCGAGCCTCTAGCCATTCCAGCAATAGTGTACGAAGTTTCACCACTGGCATGCGCCTAGAAGTTTTGTTAATATGTGCTGAGAGAAAAGGGAACCTTGTGaacttttttatgtatataaaagtttaagtgtttgattttaaaataaaatatttgcaaTTTCATTCAATTACATAGATGGTTAGTATATTTTTACCCTTAAAttcatttaataataattaaatgcGATATAATTATGGTAACaatcattctcaaaaaaattcaactatGCTAACAAGCCAATCATCCAACCAAAGATCTCCTCCCCTATACGGTAATGTTTGTGTTCCCAAAAATCTTGCACAAACCCTTCTAATATTCTCTATTGAACCTTCTCAAAATTTCTCACATTAGTATCTTTCTTGACAGATTTCGTTGAGCATTGGCAATGGCTACCGTCAGAAATCTGAAAATCAAGACATCTACTTGCAAACGCATACTGAAGGAGCTCCATTCCTATGAGAAAGAGGTTGAGAGAGAAGCTGCTAAGACTGCTGATATGAAGGAGAAAGGTGCCGATCCCTATGACCTCAAACAGCAggttccttctttttctttttcttctactttctttttttacagaaaaatattttattttggtatgAGTTAAGATTTCACTTTGTGTTGGTGCTTGATCTAACAAGTTTGCGCTTCACCCAACATTTGCTATTCCCTTACTGTTTACTCCCAACTTTGGTGTAATTAATTGAGGACATTGGGACAATTTCAAGGATATTTAGATCCCTAACTTTGGAAAAGGACTTATTCTGCTattgcatttcatcacaatAGTGGGTAAATGGTTTTGACTAGGCAGGCAGAGTTTGAATTCAAATAACTCAAGTGTGGTTTTTCCCCAGCCGCCACAGACACATACACAAGATAAACAGAtagattttttaaacttttaagttataaaattcAACTATGAATATCACAAATTCTCATTCAGTGTGTCTTGTAAAATTTCTGAGGTTCACTTGGTTTATGTGGCTTGAGTTAAAAAATTGCTATCATGATAAAAATTGTCTTGGATTTTACAACAACATACTAGTGTAATGCCACAAGTGGTGTCTGGGGAGGACAGAGTGTACGCAAACTTTACCTCTATGCAAATCTTGGATTTGATGGACATATTATGCAATTTGATGTGTAGAAACAAAAATGCTAAGTATCTGAAACCCACTCACCATTATTCTTTTTGTGCAGTGGTCACAGATGTCATCAATGTGTAAATTTTGACATGTTTATATGCCTCTTTAATAATTAATTCTACATTAAGAAAATTTGTCTAGCAAGGAGGAGAAGTTGCACTAAGTGAGGAAAGGGAATTACTTTAGATGTAGTGTCAACTATgagtaacatattattttagaaaatttactCAAGTGAAAGAAACGTCACCTATTCCCTTTCTGTTTTCATCTTGATCCTGGGCTTGGTCGGTAATTGTATCGATGTTAAACGACCTCCTTGTGTGATTTCGTCTAATAAAATTTAACTGATCTGGtagaaagaataatttttcttttcttcttagtTTTTCTACAATAATGTGTAAATTATCACCTCATCATTGTATTATATCCATTGCCACCACCACGTGTTCACTGTCCATGCCACCTCCATCACTATCTGCCACTACCACCACTACGGTCAATCTCTACTATCAATCACCTCCATCAACACAGTTAGCACCGCCGCCAACTACCACCAACACATTGTCAACCACCATCCTCAGTACCTCCAACTTCACCATCACCCACCACCTCCACTACCAACCGTAACCATCACACCAGTCACTACAACACCAATCACCTCCACCATTTCTAGCACCTAACACCAACCATTAGCATCACAACCACTACAAATCATCTCCACCATCACAAACAACATaactgttttatttttaaaaaatcaaatagtgattttattttattaaagatatattttctaataattatatacttttttattaaaaacatatttgttatgtttatcaataaataaattttgcatattAGATGTTGATAGACAAATAGTCTTAATTATTCAATGTTCAGATCTAGAGACGCCATCTTACGTTATTGATATGTGCATTTAGGCATCTTAGTCTTAtaaaaacaaatgaggccttaaTATCCTCTGCTTACTTGTTAATCTTGTGTCATTATGTGTGTTTTGCAGGAAAATGTGTTGGCTGAATCCAGAATGATGGTCCCTGATTGTCGCAAACGCCTGGAAGGAGCACTAGAGGACCTTAAAGGAACTTTGGTATTGTGTAATATCTATTAGTGCTTCATTTAATGTCTTCTACACTTCTGGGCTTCCCACCTATTAAACTGCCCCATCCCCATCCCAGAGTGAAATTGAGAATAGAATATGCCTAAATAGGATAGCAAATAGTTccttagaaaaaatataaataaagagatactagataaaataagaaaaaaaaattacattaataaaatggtattttctctttgaatgaaaactgaaaaataaaaaaattaggatcAACCCCATAACCACTAAAAGGAACAACATGAGATACTTACTAGTTATTCAAATTGGCATTAGGGCCTCTTGCCTTGCCTTTTTTCACCTATCCTTCTTGCTTGCTTACTTTAGCTCTCTTGTCCTTAATCCAGGAATAGaactgaaaaaagaaaaaaatggaacaaCTGAGCAAAATACGTAGGAAGATTACTAAATGAATTAATGGATGTCTGCAAGTAGTTTGATCCGTCAAAGGAGGTGCAGCTTATTTTTATGCTAAATTAAGCCATCTTGTGTTGCAAAATGCAACCCAACAttggattaatttttttttgtagttctCCAGAACATTGAGTGCAGTACATTATGGATCTTTAAATGTGTTTGTCTTTGGGTGTATTTCGAAGTCTTTTTCTTGCTAATAATGATGTTAAGTTCTTTGCTAGTTGTGGAGATCAACTTATTTCCCCGAGGTATCCCTTCTATAACCGGAAATACAGAACTCCGTATTCAGACCTTTCACGTGGTTCCTTGTCCCAAATATTGACAATGACCTTTTTCCTAGAGCATGGTGCAGCTATATCTCATATGGATTTTTAGTTGCATTACAGTTACTGGGTTACTAACAAAAGAAATCTAATAATTCCAAATTGACTGTCTTGTGACTCCAAACTCTTCTATTCCCACATTATAATTACGCCACCCCTTCTACCTATGGATCTTATCTTAATCGAATCCACCCTATTAATCCTCTTTTATTTGGATAACAATTTGATAAGACTACTCTTTGTTTCATTAAAGTAGAAGATATTGGCTTTCGTTTTTGTCAAGTAAACATCTTTAGCATTCTCCTTTTCCATGATTTCATATATTTCTCACTTACCAGACAAGGACCTttgattagttttttttctttctatttcttcCCAGTGTGTCACCCACGGTCCCTTAATTTCCGAATTTCTAGCTTCTTTACCTGATTCTGATCTGTGAATCTGCTGATGAGAAGCTGAATGTTTCTGCTCCATCTatgttcattctcttttaaaGAAAGTCTGAGCTTCCCCTTCTAAACCCTTCATATGGAATCCTAAATGCTTAGACAGAGTGAGAGAGTGTTTCTGCGTCTATTGCCTTTTCAGTTCTGCTGAAGAAAACCTGAGTTCCCTTATTGAAACCTTGTATATACAATCTCAATTcatcttcatatatttttgcAAACCGATTCGGCACTTTATTGTTTAATGCGCCAAATTCACCTCTTGCATGTATTCCTAACCCCCATACCATGGTAATAGAAGCTTATCTGTAGAGCTTTGAAGCTAAAGACAGGTCCTATCTGCTCCAACTCAACGTTTGCATTATCAGAGCTTCGTTCCTCACGAAATTTTCTATATCTATCTACCTATTGGTCTCTTACCATTTGTAATACACTTGTGACATTTGCTAATTAACCAAAGCCAGAACTGTCTCTTATCTCGATTCCTAGACCTCTTCAGCTCAGAGTGAAAGAGACAAACTGCCAAACAAAGAAACTCAGATCTTGATCTTCATCTTCATCGTGTTGACTCTAGAAAACTCTCTCTGTGAGCTGTAGGCATGATGGCGTCCCTTGTATAAATTGGGCCCATTTTTAAATGAAGAACCAGATGGACCATTGTATCacttgaagttgggctataaCTTGGCTTCTCATGTTTTCCTCTCTTGAGCTTCTTTTCCATATCCAAGTTATTACTGTAGGGATTAAATGGGCTGGACTATTGACTGAATGGTTGtgtaaaattttttttggcCCCCAGCTTCTGAGATgagattttaatttgaaatatttggtGACTTAACACGTGCACATTACTTCTTTCATGTGCCATGTGTTTGTTGCCTCTATACTTCAACGAGACCTCTCTGTCACTGACCAATACTGCTTACCGGGTGTTTGTGGACTTCTTTTTCCACCCCCTTCACCTGTGTAGTAGATTCTAGACAAACATATGTATTTCAGCACTCCAACTCTGATTTCCACGTCTATAGTATGCAATGTCAGCAAATCTGCCAGTCGACAAAGTAGACACAGTTAATTCCATAGCTAGGTCATTTCTCTTGGAGTTTCAGCATCTTGTTCGCATCCTATCAGAAAACAGGAGCTAAGTTTGGTATGATCACCGCTGCTTCATTTACCCATATATTGTTCTGATTCTGATGAATAATCCAATCAATTGAAGACTTTGGATGCTCTTGTATTCATATGCCTAATTCTCTCTCGCATCTTCTCATACTTCACTGTGCTATCTAACATGAGGATCAGTACGTTGCACCATCTGGATCAGATTAACCCAATCATCATTATGTAGTTGAAACACCTTCTCTTAATGAATGCTATCTCGGTTGATGTCTGATAGTTTAAAAGACCTATTCCTTGCTATGaaaaatgtcttttttattaattctgGCTTATCTAGGTGGGTAGATTATAATCTTCATGGCCGATTCAATCTATTTGATGAAATTATCTTGGggatgttattttttttactgtGGAATGACTTATTAGAATTCTAGGGAAACACATGTGTTTCTCTCCCTAGATAAGAGAAAATGGCAGCTAAAGtttaagatgaaaattttatgatGTTGTACATTCTTATCACTAGAATTACTGAAGTCCTTTGTGTGAAAATGATTAGAAAAATTAAAGCTAGTCCTTGTTGGAAAAAGCTGCATTAGATGTTGTATTGTTATTGCAAGCCTGACTACAGGTTTGAGTTTACCTATCTAttctttattaagaaaaatgttAAAACCTCCGAATTGGGAGCAGCATATGTTAGGGAGACTATGAGATACTGATACTCGTCTTTAGATTATTTCTGGAGTTCAAGATATAGGTCCTTGTGAAACCGGAGAAAGGATTTTGATTTTCGATTAGCTGTCATTTCTTTGCAGGCACAGAAATGTGCTCACTGATAAGGAGTTGGGCCTCAAAGTATTATCCAACAAATTGTGAAAGATTACTAGGACATATATGTACTCTTGAACCAAAGAAGTCCAACCACTTTGTCTCAAGGGAGGGTTTTAGCATTATAGGTACAACTGATTTTTGAACCAAAGAAGTCCAATCACTTTGTCACAAGGGTTTTTTTTTAGCATTATAGGTACAACTGATCGTTTGTTGATTGTGGGAAAACAGCTTAATATGCACTTGCCCTTAGCTTTCTTTGTTCTGATTTTGTATTACGAACTTTATCAGGATATCTTTTTAAAGTGACAAAAAACAATGAACCTCAGCAGAAtgtctttattaaaaatatggaaAGGTCTCAAGTTTTTCCCTTGAAATTAGTAGATACAAATGTCTTGAACACccccaaaaagaagaaaattgctGAAGTTTTTTAATTGTGATAGTGAAAGTCTACTTAACTTCCAATAGGTTTTATTAGTTCAAGTCTAACAAAAACTCATGAACCTAACGGTGCTAAAAGTATGCCTCCTATTGCCACCATCTATTTCACTTAAGGGTCTCATGTCAGTTGTGTTTCTCTGCTGAtaatttgggaaaattttaTTACAGGTTGAGTTAGAGGAGACGGAAGAAAAACAAGGCCCTGAATTTGAAGAAGCTCGAAACATAATAGCAGATGTTGAGAAGTTGTTTGAATCTTCTGAAGTTTAAAGCACTTTGTCTTGTCCATTGGACTCTGTTACACTACTGTTATAACTAGAGAACTCTTCGTGCTGCCTGATGAGTTTCTGTCATGCAATCGTTTGGGTACATTCTTGTGTTATATAAAACTCGCTCGGATAGAGGTTCATATATCAAATGTCATGTGTTTATCACTAAACCAAGGCTACAAAATCAACATTGAACTATGTTTTGTGATCGTCTTAAGTTTGTTTACTTTCAATTATGTGACtctattaaatgaaaatatataaagaaagtTGGTTTCTTTTTGTATTAAATCAGCTTAAAATTGCATGTTTAAACTCTGATTTTTATATCACGATTTAAAATCACATGTCCACACGTTGATCGACTAAAGGTGTTTGTTTGGTTACCTTTCATCTGAGGACACAATTGTCTTTTTAATTACTctatatggttgattttatagaACTCTTTTTTcggattaattttttttcttctgaatatgacgtttttatattttgaatttacttaattttatttatttattcttgattacGTATTTTTTGTAGccactaaataaaaatatcatgataTATTAAATACCACAAGTTTTAAGCGCTAAACGttagtgtttttttaattaacttatttaatgaattaaacGCCATCCTATAAAATAAAAcggttaaaatatatttctcctCATGAAAAAATCTATAACAAAAAATGCCATGCAAAATGGAAATATTAGAGagctttgattttttttgaaaaatattcctCCACGTAATTTTAGAACACTTCTGAGATTCTTCCTTCATCTTCTTTCATGGAAATGCACTAATTCTTAAGTGTCCACGTAAAAAGTTCACCTAAAAATtgacattataataaatataggtGAAAATAGTGTGTACATCtactagtaataataatatatataagtggTAATAATCAGTTATGTGCTAATTTAGCTATTTGGCCTGTTAATTAGAGTTTAAtgctattgtaacgacctgtttagtcgttttgagcagcagattttatttctggaaaaacaggctgaggcgacggaccccacgacggaccgtcatgggcacgacagaccgtcgcagggtctcgtttcaaaacacttagaaaatctgaaattgggtactgaaaatcgactctctgaacttcgtaacggaatggcaggacggaccgtcgcaggtgtgacggaccgtcacagacccttcagagaaattgagtctctgaagtctgtgacggagcagcaggacggaccgtcgcaggcgcgacgggccgtcacagacagcgtaatcccagtctgggtcagatttctttatacgttttaagggacgtttttgactattcctgctttaattataaagttagtgggttaatgttaataagtctaattacttgggggttaaaagaggtaaccttaagttaattagtgggttattattgccatcttttattcttaattatatgctaattagggtaaaagaaagagggtttgaataaagaaaatagaaagaacaagaagagagagagagggtcgatcgagaaggggaaacacaaagctttggagaaaatttgcttgcttgatcactaatcttcggtggaggtaggttatggtttttatgctattcgtagtaaactcttaatagcgaatgatatgtatgggtagtattgtaaacccttctatatgcttaattgtatgcttgcatgaatgtgattatatgattgtgataaaataagcatgatgaagctattgaatcctaaatcttgaaagataaccctaatctactttgttaatgatgatgccttggtacaaaagaaggcttgatgaacgaaagtagtgagattaggggatcgggtgccacgttccggtaccaggatagaatatggatcgggtgccacgttccggtaccaggatagtatatgaggatcggagtgtcacgttctgacaccaggatagaatagggatcgggtgccacgttccaataccaggatagaatatggatcgggtgtcacgttccgacaccaggatagaatgaggatcggagtgtcacgttccgacaccaggatagtatattgaggagcagagtgtcacgtatcgacacgaggggaataaagataatgaatcttgaaagatgttaatatattcaatctaatgaaccgaattcccaaatgagtcctcattgatgtgcttggtgttgtaaccaagggttatggtaactgtaaatgctgcatgctaaggatattagttgattttatgatattgcttaatatatactgttttctattttgagttggccgatgatatctactcagtacccgtgtttgtactgaccccctacttttatgttttcttctttgttatttgtggagtgcagcaaacgtgccgtcgtcttcaactcaaccgcaattctagccagtcttcgtcacatcggatcttcagggtgagctaatgtttctagcttggactggatcttcttcctcatgtcttgatgccttgaagttccggcatggactagcttttatgtatttttagcttcttagaatactcttagtttagtaatttgatcatagatgttcttgtggtgatgacttccagattttggggataataatagttattgattttattaatgagttaagtcttccgcattactttatgttgatattacattgaaatgttaaggtttagattggttggttcgctcacataggagggtaagtgtgggtgccagtcgcggcccggatttggatcgtgacaaactaTAAGTGGtaattagaaattatttaaatatttaactacTTGGGCCATTGGTTGGAGCTTGTCACTACATGTTATGAGTCTCCGGTTTGAACATGAGtgactattatttttatttgactcTCCATTCTGGATCTCAGGTTCGAATCCGAGACCTTTGACATGTAATGTCACCCTT is part of the Solanum lycopersicum chromosome 1, SLM_r2.1 genome and harbors:
- the LOC101254831 gene encoding tubulin-folding cofactor A, translated to MATVRNLKIKTSTCKRILKELHSYEKEVEREAAKTADMKEKGADPYDLKQQENVLAESRMMVPDCRKRLEGALEDLKGTLVELEETEEKQGPEFEEARNIIADVEKLFESSEV